In Aquincola tertiaricarbonis, the genomic stretch CAGGTGGCAGTCCATGCCGCGGCCGATGCGCACCGGCCAGGCCGTGACGTCGAACTGCCGCGGCAGCCGTCCGTCGCGGTCGAACACCTCGATCAGCGCGAGGCGGGCTGGTTCGGCTGCCATGCAAATCCCTTCAGGTAATGGTCGGCCAGGCGCAGGGCGTTGTCCCAGCTCACGCCGTGGGCGTCGAAGCGGCCTTGGGCACCCACGGTGCGGCCGTCCAGCGTGGCGGCCAGCACGCTCATGTCGTACAGCCCCGGCAGCTTGCGGTAGGCGCGCAGGCACAGCACCGAGCGCAGCGGCAGCGCGTCGGGCGCCTGCTTGACCTCGGACTCGCGGCAGGCGGGCGCGGTGAGCTGGCGCGTCTTCTGACCGAAGCCTTCGTTCTGGAAGCTGCTGCTGTAGCGCTCGGCAAAGCGCAGCGCGCCCAAGGAGCGGCCGTCGTAGGCCTCGTGCCGCACGCTGAAGTGGCCGGTCTGCAGGCTGCCGTCGATGTAGATGCGGCTGTCCATCGCGCAGTCCGAGCGCTCGAACTCCAGCCCGCGGCTGCCCGGCGGCGTGCTGCCGCCCCAACAGCGCATGAAGTCCTCCTGCGGCACCGGAATGGCGTAACGCGCATGGCCGGCCTGGCGCCAGGGCAGCGCGATGAAGGCGTCGGTCAGCTTCTGCTGGTGGGCCAGCAGCTGGCGGGCGATCTCGCCCTGCATCGGCTGGGTGACGGGCGCGTCGTTGCGGTGGGCCTCGAACAGCGCCCGGGCCGGCGCCGCCGGCACCAGGAAGCTGACCTGCTCGCCGTCGCGGCGCGATGCCACGTTGATGCCGATCACGCGCCCGCGGTCGTCCACCGCCGGGCCGCCGCTCATGCCCGAGCTGAGCGAGCCGCCGAAGAAGATGGTGGGCACGAAGCTGCGTTCGACCATGCCGTTGAAGGCGCCCTCCACCACCGCAAAGCCCACGTCCAGCGGGTTGCCCAGCGAGAAGATGCGCTCGCCGCGGCCCAGCGGCTGATCGGCCGGTCGGAAGGGCATCACCCCGCGTGCGGCCAGCGGCGCCGGGTCGGCCGCCTTCAGCAGCGCCAGGTCGTTGACCACATCCACCGCCAGCAACTGCAGCACGCCGCGCTGGCCGTCGTCGGTGCTGTACACCAGCCGGTAGCGCTGCGGCTCCAGCGCCATGGTGCTGACCACGTGGTAGTTGGTGATGAAGTGCCCCTGGTCGCTGACCAGGAAGCCCGAGCCCACCGACGCCTGGCTGTCCTGCTGGCGCAGCAGCGTGCGCACCTGCACCAGGCGCTGGCGGGCGCTGTCGTACACCCGCTGGCCGCCGGCCGATGGCGGCGCCACGGCGGAAGCGGCCGGCGCCGTGGGAGGCGCGATCGGGGGCGCGCTGGAGGGCGCGTTCAGGGGCGGGGCCGCGTTGGGCCCCGGCTGGGCGCCGGCCACCAGGGCCAGCGCCGTCAACGCCGCGGCCAGGGCGGCGCGTTGGATGACATGCATGCCCCATTCTCGTCCGACCCGCGCTGGCGCGCGTTGCGGCGCCGGGGCCGTGTGGTAGGGATGTTTAACGGCGTGTTGAGTCGTGTCACGTTGACGCGCTATCCTGTGCCTCGGAAGGTTCGCATCCATGGACGTGTTGCAGCTCGACGTGTCAGGACGCCCGCAAGCCTGGATCACCGCGCGTGAGGCCGCCGTGATCTATGCCAGCGACGGCGTGGCCTGGACGCTTGGCGACCCGATGCAGGTGCTGCGTGGCGGCATCCAGCGCGCCACCGGCCGGCAATCGGTGATCACCGTGCATTCCATCATCGCCGTGCGCGGCGCCGTGCCCAGCCGGGCCTGGCGGCAGTCGCCGGCCTTGTCCAACCAGAAGCTGTTCGTGCGCGACCGGCAGATCTGCGCCTACTGCGGCGGCCACTTCCATGTGGACGACCTGACGCGCGAGCACATCGTGCCCACCTCGCGCGGCGGCGCCGACAGCTGGATGAACTGCATCACCGCCTGCAAGGCCTGCAACGGCCGCAAGGGCAGCCGGCTGCCCGAAGAAGCGCGCATGACGCTGATGTACCTGCCCTACGTGCCCAGCCTGCACGAGGACATGATCCTGCGTGGCCGCCGCATCCTGGCCGACCAGATGGAATTCCTGCTGGCCAGCGTGCCGCGTTCCAGCCGCCTGCACACTTAGGCTCAGCCGCCCGCGGGGCCGGGCTCAACAAAAACTTACGCGTCCGACACGAACGGCCCCGGCGGCGGCGGGTCAACTCCTGCACCCGCCTGCACGTTGTGGCAGGACGCATCGGAGAAGATTGATGAACCGCACCCCCGCCCCCCGCCGCCCGGCCGGGCCCGCCACCCTGCTGCTGGCCGTGTGCATGGCCGCTTCGCTGGCCGCCTGCTCCACCACCAGCCCCGACGTCGTCCAGCGCGGCGACGCCCAGCGCCTGTCCAGCGTGCAGGACGCTACCGTGCTGTCGGTGCGGCCGGTCACGGTGGACGGCAGCCAGAGCGGCGGTGGCGGCGTTACCGGCGCGCTGGTGGGCGGTGCGCTGGGCGCCAGCCGCAGCCACGGCACCGAGTCCGCCATCATCGGCGTGCTGGGCGCGGTGGCCGGCGCGGTGGTGGGCAATGCGGTGGAACGCACCGCCACCCGCGAAGACGCCTACGAAATCCTGGTGCAGCTGCCCAGCGGCGAGCGCCGCGCGGTGGTGCAGGCCAAGGGCAACGAGAACTGGCAACCGGGCGAACCGGTGATCCTGGTCACCAGCGGCGGCAAGACCCGCGTCGCCCGGGCCCCGGCCGGCACCGTGCCGCGCACCAATCCGCCGGCGCCGGTGTATTCGCCGCAGCCGCCCAGCTCGCAGGCACCGGCCACCACGCCCAGCGTCGCGCCCGTGTACTCGCCCACCGGGCCGCTGCGCAGCTGATCGGGCGCAGGCCTGCCACCTCGCGGGCCGATGCAGGGCAGCCACCGGGCAGTTAACCTCGGTGGCATGACCCACCTCCCGCGCACGCTCGCGTCGCTCACCCTGGCCCTGGCCGGCGCCACCGGCCTGGCCGCCCCTGCCGCTGCCCCGGTGACCGTTGAAGACTCGATGGCCCAGCGCATGCAGGCCTGCACCGCCTGCCACGGCAAGGAGGGTCGGGCCGCCCGCGACGGCTACTACCCGCGCATCGCCGGCAAACCGGCCGGCTACCTGTACAACCAGCTCGTCAACTTCCGCGACGGCCGGCGCCACTACGCGCTGATGGGCGAGCTGCTGGCGCCGCTGACCGACGAGTACCTGCACGAGATCGCCGGCCACTTCGCCAGCCTGGACCTGCCCTACCCTGCGCCCAAGGCGCCCACCGGCACGCCGGAAGAACGCGCCCGCGGCCAGCGGCTGGTGACCCAGGGCGACGCCTCGCGCAAGATCCCCGCCTGCGCCGCCTGCCACGGCGCCGCGCTCACCGGCGTGGCCCCGGCGGTGCCGGGGCTGCTGGGCCTGCCGCGCGACTACCTCAATGCCCAGCTGGGCGCCTGGCGCACCGGCCAGCGCAAGGCGCACGCGCCGGACTGCATGGGCCAGATCGCCCGCAGCCTGGCGCCCGAGGACATCGGCGCGGTGTCGCACTACCTGGCGGCGCAGCCGCTGCCGGCCGATGCCCACCCAGTGGCCGTGCCACCGCCCAGCTGGCCGATGCGCTGCGGCGGCCTGCCGGAGGCCGCGAAGTGAGCGCCGCACGCCCCCCGCGCAGCCGGCTGCGCCAGGCGCTGGTCGGCATCGCCGGCGTTGCGCTGCTGGCCGGCGCCGTCTTCGGCGCCCGTGTGCTATGGGAACTGCGCGATGGCCGCGATGCCGCACGCCCCGCCGCCCAGCTGCCGCCCCCGACCGCCGAGCTGGTGGCCCAGGGCGCCTACCTGGCGCGTGCCGGCAACTGCATGGCCTGCCACACCGCGCGCGGCGGCGCCAGCGGTGCCGGCGGCGCGGCCATTCCCACGCCCTTCGGCACCGTCTACACCAGCAACATCACGCCCGACGTGGGGACCGGCATCGGCGCCTGGTCGGCCGACGACTTCTGGCTGGCGATGCACGAGGGCCGCTCGCGCGACGGGCGGCTGCTGTACCCGGCCTTTCCGTACCCCAACACCACGCACGTGTCGCGGGCCGATTCGGACGCGCTGTTCGCCTACCTGCGCAGCCTGCCGCCGGTGGCGCAACCGGCGCGGCCGCACGAGCTTCGCTTTCCGGTGAACACCCAGCTGGCGCTGGCGGCCTGGCGCACGCTGTACTTCCGCCCTGCCTCATTCGAGCCCGACACCCGCCAATCGGCCGAATGGAACCGCGGGGCCTACCTGGTGCAGGGCCTGGGCCACTGCAACGCCTGCCACGCCACCCGCAACGTGCTGGGCGCCACCCGCAACACGCTGGACCTGGGCGGCGGACTGATTCCGATGCAGAACTGGTACGCGCCGGCCCTCAACTCGCCGCAGCAGGCCGGCGTGGCCGAGTGGCCGCAGGCCGACGTGGTGGCGCTGCTGCAGCACGGCGTGGCGCCGCAAGGCTCGGTCATCGGCCCGATGGCCGAGGTGGTGCTGCACAGCACCCAGCACCTGCGGCCTGACGACCTGAACGCCATGGCCACCTACCTGCGCGGCCTGCCGCAGCAGCCGGCGCCGTTGCCGCGCCGCGAAGCGCCGCCCGCCGGCGCCGACCGGCTGGCGCGGGGCCAGGCGCTGTACGGCACCCATTGCGCCAGCTGCCATGGCGAGCAAGGCCAGGGCGCGCCTGGCATCTACCCTCGCCTGGCCGGCAACCGCACGGTGACGATGGAGCCGCCCGCCAACCTGGTGCGGGTGGTGCTGGCCGGGGGATTTCCGCCGGCCACCGCCGGCAACCCGCGGCCTTACGGCATGCCGCCGTTTGCCACCGTGCTCACCGACGACGAAGTGGCCACGCTGCTGAGCTACGTGCGCAGCGCCTGGGGCCACCAAGCCGCGCCGCTCAGCACCTTCGAGGTGAATCGCTTTCGCACCGGGTCGACGGCCGGAGGCTATTGAGCTGAGCTGCGCCACGAGGCAGGCACCAGAAACTTGAGGGTTGTCCTTCCCCCGCAGGGGTGAACCGCGTGAAGCATTTCACGAAGGCAGATCACACTGTGGGGCGCCAGCCCCAGATCATGGGGAGACGATCGCGGCTGGACGGGCGAGCATCGCGCAAGCGCCCAGAAGCAAATAGTTGCAATTGCAGCGGGCGTGTGAAGGACCCCATGGAATTACCCGAACCCGCCCGCCTGCCCGCCACCCCTTCCGGGAGCGTGCGGACCGATGACACGCCCTGGCCCAAAGTGCTGGGGGAAGCCGGTGCCGAAGTGGCCGGCCCCCTGACCCGCGTGGCCGCCCGCCTGGAAGCCCTGCTGCAGGCCGGTCGGCTGGAAAGTCACGACGCCGCGCCGCTGCGCGAGGCGGTGGAAGAGGCCCGCGCCGCGGCGATGGCCACCCAGCAGCTGGCCCGGCTGACCGGCGGCCGCCTGCGCCAGAGCCATGAGCGCGTGGAGCTGGCGGCGCTGATGAGCGAGGTGCTGCAGCAGCATGCCGGCGTGCTGACGGCCCGCGGCCTGAATGCCCGCGCCCAGCTCAAGGCGGCCGAGGTGCTGGTGGACCCCTCGCTGCTGTTCGGGCTGCTGCACACGCTGCTGGACTGGGCTGGCCGCGGCGCCTGCGCACCCATCCAGCTGACGCTGGACCACCAGGCCTGGCCGCCGCATGCGCTGCTGACCTGCCGCTTCAACCACACGCCGCCCGACCGCGTGCCCGACCCGGCCGCGCCCTTCCCGGCGCCGGCATTGGACACGCTGCGCTGGCGGGTGCTGCAGCAGACCGCCCGCGCCATGGGCCTGCGCCTGGACCGGCAGGACACCGCCAGCCAGACGCTGGTGAGCATCGAATTTCCGCGCACCGTCAACGCGATGGGTGAAGGCGTGAGCGCGCCGGAGCCGGAACCGCCGGCCCAGCAAGCCACCAGCACCCGGCCGCTGGCCGGTGCCAGCCTGCTGGTGATCGAGCCGCGCCGCGACCGCCGCACCCAGGTGCGCGAGGCGGTGCAGCACCTGGGCCTGATCCTGGACTTCGCCGGTTCGGTGGAAGAGGCACGGGACTTCTGCCACGGCGGGTTGCCGCACACCATCGCCTACGCGGCGCTGGTGCGTGGCCTGCGTCTGGACATCCTGCGCTCGGAGATCCTGGCCAGCGTGCCCGACTTCCCGTTCATCGAGATCGAGGAACAGGGCACCGTGCTGGAGATCTCGGACGGCGCCGGCCGCCCGATCGCCAAGGTGGGCCGCGATGCGCTGGCCCGCACACTGCCCGCCGCGCTGGTGCACGAGCTGGGCAAACGCCTGGGGTCCTAACTGCCGAACACCTTCTTGAGGATGGCGCTGCCGGTGCCCACCGGGTCGCGGCGCATCGCACGTTCCTGTTCGCCGATGGTGAGGTACAGGCCGTCCAGCGCGCGGGCGGTGACGTAGCCGCGCAGGTCGGCGTCGCGCTCCTTCAGCAGGCCCAGCTTGGCGGCGCGGCCGGCCACTGCGTCGTACTTGGCGGCCAGCGACACCTTCTCGGTCGCGCGGCCGACGATGGGCAAGAACTGCTGCGTCAGCGGCTCGCGCGTCTTGCCCGCGAAGAAGTCGGTGACCGAGGTGTCACCGCCCCGGACGATGCGCAGCGCGTCTTCCACCGACATCGACCGCGCCGCGTTCACCAGCAGCGTGCGCGCCTGCGGCACCGCGGCCTCGGCGGCGCGGTTCATCGCGGTCACCAGCTCGTCCAGCCGGCCGCCCTGGCCGGTGGCCTTGAGCAGCCCGGCCGCCTGCTGCAGCGGGCCCGGCAGCTCGATGCGCACCTTGGGGTTGCCCAGGAAACCATCGTTGCGGCCCAGCAGTCCCACCGCCGCCTCGGCGCCCCGCTCGATGGCGGTGCGCACGCCGATCGCGGCGTCGCTTTCACTCAACGCCCAGGCCGGCTGCGCCGCCAGCAAACCCCCGACCATGCCCGTGGGCAGGGCCACCGCCATAAACTCACGCCTTCTCATCGGAACCGTCCATGAAATCTGTCAAACACACCGCTGCAGCCGTCGCTGTGGGCCTGCTCGTTGCAGCGGGCGGCTATCTGGGTTGGCAGGCCTTCGGCCCGCGCGAAGCGGTGCCTGCAGTGTCGTACACGCTGCTGGACGGCAGCAAGGGCAGCACCGAGGCCCTGCGCGGCAAGGTGGTGCTGGTCAACTTCTGGGCCACCAGCTGCGTCACCTGCGTGGCCGAGATGCCGCAGATCGTCGCCACCTACGACAAGTACAAGGGCCAGGGCTACGAGACCGTGGCCGTGGCCATGAGCTACGACCCGCCGGCCTACGTGGCCCGCTTCGCCGAGACGCGCAAGCTGCCCTTCGGCGTGGCCATCGACAACACCGGCGAGATCGCCCGCCGCTTCGGCGACGTGCAGCTCACGCCCACCAGCTACCTGATCAACAAGCGCGGCGAGATCGTCAAGCGCTACGTCGGCGCGCCCGACTTCGCGGCCCTGCACAAGCTGGTGGAGCAGCTGCTGGCGGAAGCCTAGCCACTCAGCAATACGCCGGCAAACCGGCGCTGTTCTCATCCCCGTCCGGCGCGCGCCCGGGCATGAAGGCATCATCGTCCCCGCCCGCCTGGGCCAAGAGGACCTTGAATGCAAGAAGAACAAACACCGGTCGCGGCCACACCGGCGGCCGCGGCTGAACGGCGACCCAGCCGCCGCGCCCGCTGGGTGGGCCGCCTCGTTGCGCTGCTGGCCTTGCTGGCGCTGTTTGGCCTGGCCTGGTATCTGACTCACCGCCCCGCTGCCACTGGCGCGCCTCCGGGTGCGGCCGGCGGACCGCCCGGCATGGGCGGCCCCGGCGGGCCCGGTGGACCCCCGGGCATGGGCATGGGCCGCGGCGGCCCGGCCACCACCGTGGGCGTGGCCCGCGCCACGCGCGCCGACATCCCCATCGTCATCGAGGCGCTGGGCACCGTCACGCCCTCGGCCACCGTCACGGTGCGGCCGCAGGTCTCGGGCGTGCTGAAGGAGGTGCGCTTCCGCGAAGGCCAGATGGTCAAGGCCGGCGACGTGCTGGCCGTCATCGACCCGCGCCCGTTTGAACTGGCGCTGATGCAGGCCGAAGGCCAGCGCCAGCGCGACGAAGCCCAGCTGCAGCTGGCCCGGCTGACGCTGGAGCGCTACCAGACCCTGCTCAAGCAGGACAGCATCGCCCGCCAGGACGTGGACACGCAGGTCGCCAACGTCAAGCAGCTGGAAGGCACCGTGCTGTCGGACCGCGCGGCCGAAGGCACGGCGCGGCTGAACCTGAGCTACACCCGCATCACCGCGCCGGTCTCGGGCCGCGTGGGCCTGCGGGTGGTGGACGTGGGCAACGTGGTGTCGTCCAGCGATGCCAACGGCGTGGTGGTGATCACCCAGGTGGCGCCGATCGACGTGCAGTTCGCGGTGCCGCAGGACCGCGTGCCCGACATCGAGCGCCGCATCGCCGCCGGCGCGCAGCTGCCGGTGACGGCGCTGGACCGCAGCCGCGCCACGGTGCTGGACACGGGCAGCTTCTCCACCCTCAACAACGAGATCGACACCACCACCGGCACCGTCAAGGCCAAGGCGCGTTTTGCCAATGCCGGCCGCACGCTGTTTCCCAACCAGTTCGTCAACGTGCAGATGCAGCTGGACAGCGTGCGCGACGCGGTGACGATTCCGGTGGCGGCGCTGCGCCATGGCAACGACGGCGACTTCGTCTACCTGCTCAATGAAGACCGCACCGTGAGCCAGCGCGCCGTCCAGCGTGGCCAGGCCACCCACGACCGGGTGCAGATCACCACCGGCCTGCAGGCCGGTGACACCGTGGTGACCGAAGGCGCCGACCGGCTGAAGGACGGCGCCCGCGTGACCGTGGCCGGCGACCGGCCGCAACGCGGCGCCTCGGCCCCGGGCGGCGGGGCCTCGCGGCCGGGCCGCGGTGCTTCGGCGCCCGAAGGTGCCGCCAGCCGCCCGCACCGGCGGGCCAGCGGCGCCGCCCCCGCGGCCGGCGAGTGAGCGGCCGGCCATGGCATTGAGTCCGTCGCGCCCTTTCATCCAGCGGCCGGTGGCCACCTCGCTGCTGATGCTGGCCATCCTGCTGGCCGGGCTGGTGGGCTTTCGCTTCCTGCCGCTGTCGGCGCTGCCGCAGGTGGACTACCCCACCATCCAGGTGCAGACGCTGTACCCCGGCGCCAGCCCCGAGGTGATGAGCCAGACCGTCACCGCGCCGCTGGAACGCCAGTTGGGCCAGATGTCGGGCCTGGCGCGCATGAGCTCCACCAGCGCGGCCGGCGTGTCGGTCATCACGCTGCAGTTCGGGCTCGATCTGTCGCTGGATTCGGCCGAGCAGGAGGTGCAGGCTGCCATCAATGCCGGCAGCTCGCTGCTGCCCGCCGACCTGCCGGCGCCGCCGGTGTATGCCAAGGTCAACCCGGCCGATGCGCCGGTGCTGACGCTGGCCGTCACCTCCGACAGCCTGCCGCTGACCGAGGTGCAGAACCTGGTGAACACGCGGCTGGCGCAGAAGATCTCGCAGGTCAGCGGCGTGGGCCTGGTGACGCTGTCGGGCGGGCAACGGCCGGCGGTGCGCATCCAGGCCGACACGCAGTCGCTGGCCTCCTACGGCATCGCCATCGACACGCTGCGCAGCGCCATCAGCGCGGCCAATGCCAACGGCGCCAAGGGCAGCTTCGACGGCGCCACGCGCAGCTACTCGATCAATGCCAACGACCAGCTGCTGACGGCCGACGAGTACAAGAACCTGATCGTCGCCTGGCGCAACGGCGCGCCGGTGCGCATGAAGGACGTGGCCCGCGTGGTGGACAGCGCCGAGAACGTGCGACTGGGCGCCTGGGCCGGCCGCGGCGGCGGTGCGCTGCAGCCGGCCATCATCATCAACGTGCAGCGCCAGCCGGGCGCCAACGTGATCCAGACGGTGGACGCCATCCGCGCGCGGCTGCCGCAGCTCACGGCCGGCATGCCGGCGTCGGTGGAGGTGCAGGTGCTGGCCGACCGCACGCGCGGCATCCGCGCGTCGGTGCAGCATGTGCAGTTCGAGCTGGTGCTGGCGGTGGTGCTGGTGGTGCTGGTGATCTTCGCGTTCCTGCACAGCCTGCGCGCCACGGTGATCGCCAGCCTGGCGGTGCCCATCTCGCTGGTGGGCACCTTCGGCGTGATGTACCTGCTGGGCTACAGCCTGAACAACCTCAGCCTGATGGCGCTGACCATCGCGACCGGGTTCGTGGTGGACGACGCGATCGTGATGCTGGAGAACATCGCGCGCCACATCGAAGAAGGCGACCCGCCGATGCAGGCCGCCGTCAAGGGCGCCACCGAGATCGGCTTCACCATCATCTCGCTCACGGTGTCGCTGATCGCGGTGCTGATTCCGCTGCTGTTCATGGGCGACGTGGTGGGCCGGCTGTTCCGCGAGTTCGCCATCACGCTGGCCATCACCATCCTGATCTCGGCCGTGGTGTCGCTGACACTGGTGCCGATGATGTCGGCCCGCTGGCTGAAGCCGCACGATGCCTCAGTGCCGCCGCACGGCCTGGGCGCGGCGATCCAGCGCTTCTTCGACCGCGTGGTGGCGCACTACGACCGCGGCCTGCAGCAGGTGCTGGCCCACCAGGGCCTGACGCTGCTGGTGGCCCTGGCCACGCTGGCGCTGACGGTACTGCTGTACGTGCTCATTCCCAAGGGCCTGTTCCCGGTGCAGGACACCGGGCAGCTGCAGGCCCGCATCGAGGCCGCGCCCTCGGTGAGCTACGAACGCATGGCCAGCCTGCAGCAGCAGGCCGCCGAAGCGCTGATGCAGGACCCCGACGTGGAGAGCATCACCAGCTTCGTGGGCGTGGACGCGGCCAACAACACCATGCTGCACACCGGCCGGCTCTTCATCAACCTGAAGACCGACCGCAGCGGCGGCAACCAGACCGAGCTGATGGCGCGGCTGCGGCAACGGGTGGCCACGGTGGCCGGCATCACGCTGTCGCTGCAGCCCACGCAAGACCTCACCATCGACGCCGAGACCGGCCCCACGCCCTACCGCGTGTCGGTGGAAGGCGCCGACACCGCCACCGTCAACCAGTGGACGCAGAAGCTCACCGAGCACCTGCGCGGCAACGGCAAGCTCAGCCAGGTGGTCACCGATGCCGGCGCACAGGGTCGCGCGGTGCAGGTGACGCTGGACCGCGACACCGCTTCGCGCCTGGGCATCACCGCCACCGCGCTGGACGAGGCGCTGTACAGCGCCTTCGGCCAGCGCATCGTCTCCACCATCTTCACCGAGACCAACCAGTACCGCGTGATCCTGGAGGCCAACCCGCGGCTGCTGAGCACGCCCGATGCGCTGAAGCTGCTGCACCTGCCCACCAGCGCGGGCACGGCCACGCCGCTGTCGGCCTTTGCGCGCATCGAGGAGGTGGCTGCACCGCTGCAGGTGACGCACGTGGCGCAGTACCCCTCGGCCACGCTGGGCTTCGACACCGCCAACGGCGTGTCGCTGGGCGAGGCGGTGGACGAGATCCGCGCCGCGGCGCAGGCCATCGGCCTGCCGGCCAGCTTGTCGTTGCACTTCCTGGGCGCGGCGGGGGCTTATGAAAGCTCGCTGACCAACCAGCTGTGGCTGATTCTGGCGGCGGTGGTGTGCGTGTACATCGTGCTGGGCGTGCTGTACGAAAGCACGGTGCATCCGCTGACCATCCTGTCCACCCTGCCCTCGGCCGGCGTGGGCGCGCTGCTGGCGCTCATCGTCACCGGCCACGACCTGGGCGTGATCGGCATCATCGGCATCATCCTGCTGATCGGCATCGTCAAGAAGAACGCGATCATGATGATCGACTTCGCCATCGACGCTGAACGGCACGAAGGCAAGTCGCCGCGCGAGGCCATCCACCAGGCGGCGCTGCTGCGGCTGCGGCCCATCCTGATGACCACGATGGCGGCGCTGTTCGCCGCGCTGCCGCTGATGTTCAGCTTCGGCGACGGGGCCGAGCTGCGGCGGCCGCTGGGCCTGGCCATCTTCGGCGGGCTGGTGGTCAGCCAGGTGCTCACGCTGTTCACCACGCCGGTGATCTACCTGGCCTTCGACCGGCTGGGCCAACGGCTGCAGGGCCGCGCATGAACCTCAGCCAGCCCTTCATCCGCCGGCCCATCGCCACGATGCTGCTGACGCTGGGCATCGCGCTGGCGGGGCTGGCGGCGTTTTTCGTGCTGCCGGTGGCGCCGCTGCCGCAGGTGGACTTCCCGGCCATCTCGGTGAGCGCCAGCCTGCCGGGCGCCAGCCCCGACACCATGGCCAGCAGCGTGGCCACGCCGCTGGAGCGGCGGCTGGGCACGCTGCCCGGCCTCAACGAGATGACGTCCAGCAGCGGCACGGGCTCCACCCGCATCACGCTGCAGTTCGACCTCAACCGCAAGATCGACAGCGCCGCCCGCGAAGTGCAGGCCGCGATCAACGCCGCACGCAGCGACCTGCCGGCCACGCTGCGCAGCAACCCCACCTACCGCAAGATGAACCCGTCGGCCGCGCCGGTGATCATCCTGGCGCTGACCTCGCCCGGCCGCACGCCGCAGCAGATCTACGACGAGGTGAGCAACCTGGTGCAGCAGAAGGTGGCCCAGGTCAGGGGCGTGGGCGACGTGGAGGTGGGCGGCGGCTCCTTGCCCGCCGTGCGCGTGGCGCTCAACCCGCTGGCGCTGGCGCGCTACGGCATCGCGCTGGACGACGTGCGCGCGGCCATCCAGTCGGCCAGCGCCAACCGGCCCAAGGGCGCCATCGAAGGCAACGGCCTGCAGCTGCAGGTCTACACCTCCCAGATCGGCCGCCTGGCCGAGGACTACCGGCGCCTGGTGATCGCCTGGCGCAACGACGCCGCGGTGCGGCTGGCCGACGTGGCCACG encodes the following:
- a CDS encoding efflux RND transporter permease subunit; translated protein: MSPSRPFIQRPVATSLLMLAILLAGLVGFRFLPLSALPQVDYPTIQVQTLYPGASPEVMSQTVTAPLERQLGQMSGLARMSSTSAAGVSVITLQFGLDLSLDSAEQEVQAAINAGSSLLPADLPAPPVYAKVNPADAPVLTLAVTSDSLPLTEVQNLVNTRLAQKISQVSGVGLVTLSGGQRPAVRIQADTQSLASYGIAIDTLRSAISAANANGAKGSFDGATRSYSINANDQLLTADEYKNLIVAWRNGAPVRMKDVARVVDSAENVRLGAWAGRGGGALQPAIIINVQRQPGANVIQTVDAIRARLPQLTAGMPASVEVQVLADRTRGIRASVQHVQFELVLAVVLVVLVIFAFLHSLRATVIASLAVPISLVGTFGVMYLLGYSLNNLSLMALTIATGFVVDDAIVMLENIARHIEEGDPPMQAAVKGATEIGFTIISLTVSLIAVLIPLLFMGDVVGRLFREFAITLAITILISAVVSLTLVPMMSARWLKPHDASVPPHGLGAAIQRFFDRVVAHYDRGLQQVLAHQGLTLLVALATLALTVLLYVLIPKGLFPVQDTGQLQARIEAAPSVSYERMASLQQQAAEALMQDPDVESITSFVGVDAANNTMLHTGRLFINLKTDRSGGNQTELMARLRQRVATVAGITLSLQPTQDLTIDAETGPTPYRVSVEGADTATVNQWTQKLTEHLRGNGKLSQVVTDAGAQGRAVQVTLDRDTASRLGITATALDEALYSAFGQRIVSTIFTETNQYRVILEANPRLLSTPDALKLLHLPTSAGTATPLSAFARIEEVAAPLQVTHVAQYPSATLGFDTANGVSLGEAVDEIRAAAQAIGLPASLSLHFLGAAGAYESSLTNQLWLILAAVVCVYIVLGVLYESTVHPLTILSTLPSAGVGALLALIVTGHDLGVIGIIGIILLIGIVKKNAIMMIDFAIDAERHEGKSPREAIHQAALLRLRPILMTTMAALFAALPLMFSFGDGAELRRPLGLAIFGGLVVSQVLTLFTTPVIYLAFDRLGQRLQGRA